Proteins encoded in a region of the Acidimicrobiales bacterium genome:
- a CDS encoding nuclear transport factor 2 family protein produces MADAPDTEQRLRALEERVALLEDQLALYRLVSTYGPAVDTGSGNEAAELWAEDGAYEFDTSRLDGPEGISAMVAGETHQGLIHQGCAHVLALPVLTVDGDEAQATGYSRVYRHVGDGYEVWRVSANHWRFRRTPDGWRVTHRVNRTLDGSPEARAILRRAFGESTRET; encoded by the coding sequence GTGGCTGACGCGCCGGACACCGAGCAGCGGCTCCGGGCCCTGGAGGAGCGCGTCGCCCTCCTGGAGGACCAGCTGGCCCTGTACCGGCTGGTCAGCACCTACGGCCCGGCCGTGGACACCGGCAGCGGGAACGAGGCCGCGGAGCTGTGGGCCGAGGACGGCGCCTACGAGTTCGACACCTCGCGCCTCGACGGGCCCGAGGGGATCTCCGCCATGGTCGCGGGCGAGACCCACCAGGGCCTGATCCACCAGGGCTGCGCCCACGTCCTGGCCCTGCCGGTCCTGACCGTCGACGGGGACGAGGCCCAAGCCACCGGGTACTCCCGCGTGTACCGCCACGTCGGCGACGGCTACGAGGTGTGGCGGGTGTCGGCCAACCACTGGCGGTTCCGGCGCACGCCGGATGGATGGCGGGTGACCCACCGGGTGAACCGGACCCTCGACGGCAGCCCCGAGGCGCGCGCCATCCTGCGTCGCGCCTTCGGCGAGAGCACACGGGAGACGTGA
- a CDS encoding nitronate monooxygenase family protein, whose translation MRTQVCDKLGIEYPILAFSHCRDVVAAVTNAGGFGVLGAVAHTPEQLDVDLNWIEEQTHGRPYGVDLLLPQKYAGAEEGGLDRDGLMALLPAEQQQFVDEILARYQVPALPDSEGFLSGRRTMSVSPKGYEPLLDVAFAHRIGLIASALGPPPPALIDRAREHGVAVAALAGTRAHAERHAAAGVDIIVAQGTEAGGHTGEISTMVLVPEVVDAVAPIPVLAAGGIGSGRQIAAAMALGAAGVWCGSVWLTTAEAETQPTVKDKFLRASSADTVRSRSLTGKPARMLRTAWTDAWSEPEAPAPLAMPLQTILVAEAQARIARSAPQEGSGAADLATYFVGQVVGGMNQVKPARQVVLEMVTEYAEVAARFAEQAAAVG comes from the coding sequence ATGAGAACCCAGGTCTGCGACAAGCTCGGGATCGAGTACCCGATCCTCGCCTTCAGCCACTGCCGCGACGTGGTGGCGGCGGTGACCAACGCCGGGGGCTTCGGGGTCCTCGGTGCCGTGGCCCACACGCCCGAGCAGCTCGACGTCGACCTCAACTGGATCGAGGAGCAGACCCACGGCCGCCCCTACGGCGTGGACCTCCTCCTGCCCCAGAAGTACGCCGGGGCCGAGGAGGGCGGGCTGGACCGTGACGGCCTCATGGCCCTCCTGCCCGCCGAGCAGCAGCAGTTCGTCGACGAGATCCTGGCCCGCTACCAGGTGCCCGCCCTCCCGGACAGCGAGGGCTTCCTCTCGGGGCGGCGGACGATGAGCGTGTCCCCCAAGGGCTACGAGCCCCTCCTCGACGTGGCCTTCGCCCACCGCATCGGCCTGATCGCCAGCGCTCTCGGACCACCCCCGCCGGCGCTGATCGACCGGGCCCGGGAGCACGGGGTGGCGGTGGCGGCCCTGGCCGGGACCAGGGCCCATGCCGAGCGCCACGCCGCGGCCGGGGTCGACATCATCGTGGCCCAGGGCACCGAGGCCGGGGGCCACACCGGGGAGATCTCGACCATGGTGCTGGTGCCCGAGGTGGTCGACGCCGTGGCGCCGATCCCGGTGCTGGCGGCGGGGGGGATCGGATCGGGCCGCCAGATCGCCGCGGCCATGGCGCTGGGCGCGGCGGGCGTGTGGTGCGGGTCGGTGTGGCTCACCACGGCCGAGGCCGAGACCCAGCCCACGGTCAAGGACAAGTTCCTGCGGGCCTCGTCGGCCGACACGGTGCGGTCCCGGTCACTCACGGGCAAGCCGGCGCGCATGCTGCGCACGGCCTGGACCGACGCCTGGTCCGAGCCGGAGGCGCCCGCCCCCCTGGCCATGCCGCTCCAGACGATCCTCGTGGCCGAGGCCCAGGCGCGCATCGCCCGCAGCGCCCCCCAGGAGGGCTCGGGGGCGGCCGATCTGGCCACCTACTTCGTGGGCCAGGTGGTGGGGGGGATGAACCAGGTGAAGCCGGCCCGCCAGGTGGTGCTGGAGATGGTGACCGAGTACGCCGAGGTGGCGGCCCGCTTCGCCGAGCAGGCCGCCGCCGTCGGCTGA
- a CDS encoding SDR family oxidoreductase, translating to MATALVTGAGRGLGRAIVGRLAADGYEVVAVDIDPAAAAAAAEALGGRGHGCDVSDRAAVNALAEQVGTVDVLVNNAGIWTYGSVVEAADSAIDRVMAVNLGGTLNCCRAFAPGMVAAGRGVIVNLSSLAAAMAATAVEVYPVTKSAVEALTRQLALELGPSGIRVNAIGPGSMLTEGTAPAYEGERMAQRAALVPLRRIGTPDDIANAVGFLVSEQASYISGQVIYVDGGASAANR from the coding sequence ATGGCCACGGCACTGGTGACCGGGGCGGGGCGGGGTCTGGGGCGGGCCATCGTCGGGCGGCTGGCCGCTGACGGCTACGAGGTGGTGGCCGTGGACATCGACCCCGCCGCGGCAGCCGCCGCCGCGGAAGCCCTCGGGGGCCGGGGCCACGGCTGCGACGTCTCCGACCGGGCGGCGGTGAACGCCCTGGCCGAGCAGGTCGGCACCGTCGACGTGCTCGTGAACAACGCCGGCATCTGGACCTACGGGAGCGTGGTCGAGGCCGCCGACTCCGCCATCGACCGGGTGATGGCGGTGAACCTGGGCGGGACGCTCAACTGCTGCCGGGCCTTTGCCCCCGGCATGGTCGCCGCGGGCCGGGGGGTGATCGTCAACCTGTCGTCGCTGGCGGCGGCCATGGCCGCCACCGCCGTCGAGGTGTATCCGGTGACCAAGTCGGCCGTCGAGGCCCTGACCCGGCAGCTGGCCCTCGAGCTGGGCCCGAGCGGGATCCGGGTCAACGCCATCGGGCCCGGATCGATGCTCACCGAGGGCACGGCGCCCGCCTACGAGGGGGAGCGCATGGCGCAGCGCGCCGCCCTCGTGCCGCTCCGGCGCATCGGGACCCCCGACGACATCGCCAACGCCGTCGGCTTCCTCGTGTCCGAGCAGGCCTCGTACATCTCGGGCCAGGTCATCTACGTCGACGGCGGAGCGTCGGCTGCCAACCGCTGA
- a CDS encoding AMP-binding protein: protein MDPLLLHDIVRTTAARLPHRVAVSYRGQERTFGQLADRAEHVALVLAARGVRRGDRVAWWGETAIDTGALYYGAAQAGAVFVPLNPRFNSDEAGAILDLAEPALVVHDDSHTGDVTLDALLAQRRPSAVDLPEVDEMDADVIFFTSGTTGAPKGAVLSHRSNRMRTGGATIGGGLVGAGPAGSIFPQFHWGGWAFVHNAWYGGDESALVDGGDTESILEAIHRRRVTRFYAIPAVWRRIMEADRSAYDLTSLRQANTGTSATPIDLLTRMAEHFPGTTTSIGYGATEAGGLAILGPDDVLRKPGSVGLPSVGVHFRIVEGELWVRSPQMFSGYFRNPEATAAAVVDGWYRTGDLVERDDEGYLWVVGRIKDMIRTGGETVAPAEVDVVLQRHAAVADAAVAGVPDDDWGEIVTAFVVLRPGHSVDLDELRGHCAPSLASFKHPRRLLLVDAIPRTGPTGQVQRRRLVERAREEASPV from the coding sequence ATGGATCCCCTCCTGCTGCACGACATCGTCCGGACCACGGCGGCGCGCCTGCCCCACCGGGTGGCGGTGAGCTACCGGGGCCAGGAGCGCACGTTCGGCCAGCTGGCCGACCGGGCCGAGCACGTGGCCCTGGTCCTGGCCGCCCGCGGGGTTCGCCGCGGTGACCGGGTGGCGTGGTGGGGGGAGACCGCCATCGACACCGGCGCCCTGTACTACGGGGCGGCCCAGGCCGGCGCCGTGTTCGTGCCGCTCAACCCCCGCTTCAACTCCGACGAGGCCGGCGCCATCCTCGACCTGGCCGAGCCGGCCCTGGTCGTGCACGATGACTCCCACACCGGGGATGTCACCCTCGATGCCCTGCTGGCGCAGCGGCGCCCGTCGGCGGTCGACCTGCCCGAGGTCGACGAGATGGACGCCGACGTCATCTTCTTCACCAGCGGCACGACCGGAGCCCCGAAGGGGGCGGTGCTGTCGCACCGCAGCAACCGCATGCGCACCGGCGGGGCCACCATCGGCGGGGGCCTGGTCGGCGCCGGGCCGGCGGGCAGCATCTTCCCCCAGTTCCACTGGGGGGGCTGGGCCTTCGTGCACAACGCCTGGTACGGAGGGGACGAGAGCGCCCTCGTCGACGGAGGCGACACCGAGTCGATACTGGAGGCCATCCACCGCAGGCGGGTGACCCGCTTCTACGCCATCCCCGCCGTGTGGCGGCGCATCATGGAGGCCGACCGGTCGGCGTACGACCTCACCAGCCTGCGCCAGGCCAACACCGGCACCTCGGCCACGCCCATCGACCTCCTGACCCGGATGGCCGAGCATTTCCCGGGCACGACCACCTCGATCGGCTACGGGGCCACGGAGGCGGGAGGTCTGGCCATCCTCGGGCCCGACGACGTGCTCCGCAAGCCCGGCTCGGTCGGGCTCCCCTCGGTCGGCGTGCACTTCCGCATCGTCGAGGGGGAGCTGTGGGTCCGCAGCCCCCAGATGTTCAGCGGGTACTTCCGCAACCCCGAAGCCACCGCCGCCGCCGTCGTCGACGGCTGGTACCGCACCGGGGACCTGGTCGAGCGCGACGACGAGGGCTACCTGTGGGTGGTGGGGCGGATCAAGGACATGATCCGCACGGGAGGCGAGACCGTGGCCCCGGCCGAGGTCGACGTCGTCCTCCAGCGCCACGCCGCCGTGGCCGACGCCGCCGTGGCCGGCGTTCCCGACGACGACTGGGGAGAGATCGTGACCGCATTCGTCGTGCTGCGGCCCGGGCATAGCGTCGATCTCGACGAGCTGCGCGGCCACTGCGCCCCGAGCCTCGCCTCCTTCAAGCACCCCCGGCGCCTGCTCCTGGTCGACGCCATCCCCCGCACCGGCCCGACCGGTCAGGTGCAGCGCCGGCGGCTGGTGGAGCGGGCACGCGAGGAGGCGAGTCCCGTCTGA
- a CDS encoding thiamine pyrophosphate-dependent enzyme, with protein sequence MTHVPTGAPPGVPATKVAEFGSPLLLSEEHHLCPGCGHPVAWRLLCEVMTELALADRAVGVIGHGCYTQAAVLTDLEWLQCLHGRAPAVATGVKRVHPGVAVFTLQGDGDMASEGLHELLHAAGRAEPITCIMLNNGVFGDTGGQMTATTVVGQRTKTSLEGRDPGTHGFPIPVADLVRTLPGTAYVARGAVNNAGAVAQTKKFLRRAFELQMEGAGFTFVEILTMCPTGWFIPTAEGPGYVASVFEETFPVGQLKTLAPR encoded by the coding sequence ATGACCCACGTACCGACCGGCGCCCCGCCCGGCGTGCCGGCCACCAAGGTGGCCGAGTTCGGCTCCCCGCTCCTGCTGTCCGAGGAGCACCACCTCTGCCCCGGCTGCGGGCACCCGGTGGCGTGGCGCCTCCTGTGCGAGGTGATGACCGAGCTGGCGCTGGCCGACCGGGCCGTGGGGGTCATCGGCCACGGCTGCTACACCCAGGCGGCGGTGCTCACCGACCTGGAGTGGCTCCAGTGCCTGCACGGCCGGGCGCCGGCCGTGGCCACTGGCGTGAAGCGGGTCCACCCCGGCGTGGCGGTGTTCACACTGCAGGGGGACGGGGACATGGCCAGCGAGGGCCTCCACGAGCTGCTGCACGCCGCCGGCCGGGCCGAGCCGATCACGTGCATCATGCTGAACAACGGGGTCTTCGGTGACACGGGCGGGCAGATGACGGCGACGACGGTCGTGGGCCAGCGCACCAAGACCAGCCTGGAGGGGCGGGACCCCGGCACCCACGGCTTCCCGATCCCGGTCGCCGACCTGGTGCGGACGCTGCCCGGCACCGCCTATGTGGCGCGCGGCGCGGTGAACAACGCCGGCGCGGTGGCCCAGACCAAGAAGTTCCTGCGGCGGGCGTTCGAGCTCCAGATGGAAGGGGCGGGCTTCACCTTCGTCGAGATCCTCACCATGTGCCCGACGGGCTGGTTCATCCCTACGGCCGAGGGCCCCGGCTACGTCGCCAGCGTCTTCGAGGAGACCTTCCCCGTGGGCCAGCTGAAGACGCTCGCGCCGCGCTAG
- a CDS encoding SDR family oxidoreductase, protein MIDLGLGGKGAVVSGAGYIPERAGHGRICSLKLAEAGATVACIDIDEGRAKGTVAEVEAAGGKAFAVTADMTDPAQVDRALDEARAGLGSLDVCVDIIGGARWDRAQDFSDDDWAWTVQNNLSQVFYLFRAAGRRMISQGTGGSLVALASVDGISAAALHAPYGAAKAGVISLAKTFAHELGRHGIRVNAVAPGNVGAGNEDWPEGQYAVNQVNPLAPPRARDIGNAVLFLSSSLAERITGQTLVVDGGATIRDLWGLTEEVLPQFRTGQYDDRTYRGR, encoded by the coding sequence ATGATCGATCTGGGACTGGGCGGCAAGGGCGCCGTGGTGTCGGGCGCCGGGTACATCCCCGAGCGGGCCGGCCACGGGCGGATCTGCTCGCTGAAGCTGGCCGAGGCCGGCGCCACCGTGGCCTGCATCGACATCGACGAGGGCCGGGCCAAGGGGACCGTGGCCGAGGTCGAGGCCGCGGGCGGGAAGGCCTTCGCGGTCACCGCCGACATGACCGATCCGGCCCAGGTGGACCGGGCCCTCGACGAGGCGCGGGCCGGGCTGGGGTCGCTCGACGTCTGCGTCGACATCATCGGCGGGGCCCGGTGGGACCGGGCCCAGGACTTCTCCGACGACGACTGGGCCTGGACCGTCCAGAACAACCTGAGCCAGGTCTTCTACCTGTTCCGGGCGGCGGGGCGCCGGATGATCAGCCAGGGCACCGGCGGGTCGCTCGTGGCGCTGGCGTCGGTGGACGGCATCTCCGCCGCCGCCCTGCACGCCCCCTACGGCGCCGCCAAGGCCGGCGTGATCTCGCTGGCCAAGACCTTCGCCCACGAGCTCGGCCGCCACGGCATCCGGGTCAACGCGGTGGCGCCGGGCAACGTGGGCGCCGGCAACGAGGACTGGCCCGAGGGTCAGTACGCCGTGAACCAGGTCAACCCGCTCGCTCCGCCCCGGGCCCGTGACATCGGCAACGCCGTGTTGTTCCTGTCGTCGTCGCTCGCCGAGCGGATCACCGGCCAGACCCTCGTGGTCGACGGCGGGGCCACCATCCGCGACCTTTGGGGGCTCACCGAGGAGGTCCTGCCCCAGTTCCGCACCGGCCAGTACGACGACCGCACCTACAGAGGGCGTTAG